In one window of Desulfonatronum thioautotrophicum DNA:
- the aprA gene encoding adenylyl-sulfate reductase subunit alpha, with protein MTVIPSKIAPQGVPIAEPEVVEIEKDVLIIGGGMAACGTAVEIKPWADKHGVSYIMVDKAALERSGAVAQGLSAINTYLGDNSPDDYVRMVRTDLMGVVREDLIFDLGRHVDDSVHLFEEWGLPCWVKEGEHNLDGAQAKAKGLSLRTGAKPVRSGKWQIMINGESYKVLVAEAAKNAIGQDNYLERIFVVRLLLDANTPNRVAGAVGFSLRENKVYVFKCNACLVASGGAVNVYRPRSVGEGKGRAWYPVWNAGSGYTLVAQAGGEMTMMENRFCPARFKDGYGPVGAWFLLFKAKAVNALGEDYCVTNDDMIKTYRDKGYAKGHIIPTCLRNHMMLEEMQAGRGPIYMDTATALQTTFATLDKKQQKHLESEAWEDFLDMCVGQANLWACMNIEPEKVGSEIMPTEPYLLGSHSGCCGIWCSGPDEDWVPDSYKIKADNGKVYNRMTSVNGLFIAGDCVGASGHKFSSGSHAEGRIAGKQLVRWVVDHKDYKPTIKESHDDLKKMIYAPYYNYEAGKAASTDPVVNPMYITPRNFMDRLMKATDEYGAGTSTYYRTSAKLLETGMTLLDMLDEDSKKLAARDLHELLRCWEQYHRLWTVRLHMQHIQFRTETRYPGFYYRTDFPELNDEEWKCFTNSKYDPIEKKTTFYKVPLIQIIP; from the coding sequence ATGACTGTAATTCCTTCCAAAATTGCCCCTCAAGGTGTGCCCATTGCTGAGCCGGAAGTTGTCGAAATCGAGAAAGACGTCTTGATCATCGGCGGCGGTATGGCTGCTTGCGGCACTGCCGTTGAGATCAAGCCCTGGGCCGACAAGCACGGCGTCAGCTACATTATGGTCGACAAGGCCGCTCTGGAGCGTTCCGGCGCTGTTGCCCAGGGACTGTCCGCCATCAACACCTATCTTGGCGACAACTCCCCGGACGACTACGTGCGCATGGTCCGCACCGACCTGATGGGCGTTGTCCGCGAAGACCTGATCTTCGACCTGGGCCGCCACGTTGACGATTCCGTGCACCTGTTTGAAGAGTGGGGCCTGCCCTGCTGGGTCAAGGAAGGCGAGCACAACCTGGACGGCGCCCAGGCCAAGGCCAAGGGCCTGTCCCTGCGCACCGGTGCCAAGCCGGTTCGTTCCGGAAAGTGGCAGATCATGATCAACGGTGAGTCCTACAAGGTCCTTGTGGCCGAGGCCGCCAAGAACGCCATTGGACAGGACAACTACCTGGAGCGGATTTTTGTCGTGAGGCTGCTTCTGGATGCCAACACCCCGAATCGGGTTGCCGGCGCCGTGGGCTTCTCCCTGCGTGAAAACAAGGTGTACGTCTTCAAGTGCAACGCTTGCCTTGTGGCCAGCGGCGGCGCGGTGAACGTGTACCGACCCCGTTCCGTTGGTGAAGGTAAAGGCCGCGCCTGGTATCCGGTGTGGAACGCCGGTTCCGGCTACACCCTGGTCGCTCAGGCCGGTGGCGAAATGACCATGATGGAAAACCGCTTCTGTCCGGCACGCTTCAAGGACGGTTACGGCCCGGTCGGCGCGTGGTTCCTGCTGTTCAAGGCCAAGGCCGTCAACGCCCTGGGCGAAGACTACTGCGTGACCAACGACGACATGATCAAGACCTACCGGGATAAGGGCTATGCCAAGGGGCATATTATTCCGACCTGTCTGCGTAACCACATGATGCTGGAAGAAATGCAGGCCGGACGCGGTCCGATCTACATGGACACCGCCACTGCCCTGCAGACCACCTTCGCCACTTTGGACAAGAAGCAGCAGAAGCACCTTGAGTCCGAGGCCTGGGAAGACTTTTTGGACATGTGCGTCGGTCAGGCCAACCTGTGGGCCTGCATGAACATCGAGCCCGAAAAGGTCGGCTCCGAAATCATGCCCACCGAGCCCTATCTGCTTGGTTCCCACTCCGGTTGCTGCGGCATCTGGTGTTCCGGTCCGGACGAAGACTGGGTTCCGGACAGCTACAAGATCAAGGCTGACAACGGCAAGGTGTACAACCGGATGACTTCGGTCAACGGCCTGTTCATCGCTGGTGACTGCGTCGGTGCTTCCGGTCACAAGTTCTCCTCCGGCTCCCACGCCGAGGGCCGCATCGCGGGCAAGCAGCTGGTGCGCTGGGTTGTGGACCACAAGGACTACAAGCCCACCATCAAAGAGTCCCATGATGACCTGAAGAAGATGATCTACGCTCCGTACTATAACTACGAAGCCGGCAAGGCTGCTTCCACCGATCCGGTGGTCAACCCGATGTACATCACTCCGAGGAACTTCATGGATCGCCTGATGAAGGCCACGGACGAGTACGGTGCGGGAACCTCCACCTACTATCGGACCTCCGCGAAGCTGCTGGAGACCGGCATGACCCTGCTGGACATGCTGGATGAGGACTCCAAGAAGCTGGCAGCCCGCGACCTGCACGAGCTGCTGCGTTGCTGGGAACAGTACCATCGGCTGTGGACCGTCCGTCTGCACATGCAGCACATTCAGTTCCGGACGGAAACCCGCTACCCTGGTTTCTACTACCGCACCGACTTCCCCGAGTTGAACGACGAAGAGTGGAAGTGCTTCACCAACTCCAAGTACGATCCGATTGAAAAGAAGACCACCTTCTACAAGGTGCCTTTGATTCAAATCATTCCGTAA
- a CDS encoding hydrogenase iron-sulfur subunit: MSSKIGVYICEGCDIGPQLNAGQLAEFVQSEYGGSCPVIKTAPVLCSQEGKSLIQSDVDAETVDGVAVCACSPRVKWDVFQFGEKAVVERVNLREQCAWTYVRPEADQTAEGEVPETLRMMAQDYIRMGIIKLQKHIVPQPEIPEVTKTILVVGGGNTGMTAALGGANLGYDVVLVEKQDQLGGFGAKMYKQVPYSHPYTQAMPPGIDKKINDVSASDKIRVFTGSTLSKLEGAPGQYTAVIATGNGDERVPVGSVVLATGWKPFDPEARVVEAEPTKEEAKEGEEIATIETPEIQKGENVLAPLGHGKFTNVITNVDMELMAKKGELLRPSDGRPVQSVAFIQCAGQRSREEGHLDYCSSVCCVVSLKQAGYLREKNPDGKAFIFYKDMIVPGVQELYYKAAQDDPGIFLTKGDVVEVKEDSDGGIIVRAENTLLGEPMEVKVDVLVLATGMVPTTLAEPVMNFAYRQGPAFPDLSLFSGFADSNYICFPYETRRTGVYSAGCVHQPMLMGAAEDDAAGAVLKAIQCLESINRGMSVHPRSGDVSFPKFNMVRCTQCKRCTEECPFGALDDDEKGTPQPNPTRCRRCGTCMGACPERVISFEEYNVDMIASMIKENEVPDDIDEGGPRVIVFVCENDAYPALDMAAFQGKKWSPYVRFISVRCLGSINSIWVADSMSKGIDGVLLLGCKYGDDYQCHFAKGSELCNKRMENIAETLGRLQLEPERVQQKQVAIDEYDKIPQIIDDFMNHIIDDIGANPYKGF, translated from the coding sequence ATGTCCAGCAAGATCGGTGTATATATCTGCGAAGGTTGCGACATTGGCCCTCAGCTCAACGCAGGGCAACTCGCGGAATTCGTGCAAAGTGAATACGGCGGCAGCTGTCCGGTGATCAAGACCGCGCCGGTATTGTGCAGCCAGGAAGGCAAGAGCTTGATTCAGTCTGACGTTGACGCGGAGACCGTTGACGGCGTTGCTGTCTGTGCCTGTTCACCTCGGGTGAAGTGGGATGTTTTCCAGTTTGGCGAAAAAGCCGTTGTTGAGCGGGTCAATTTGCGTGAACAGTGTGCCTGGACCTATGTTCGTCCTGAAGCTGATCAGACGGCCGAGGGTGAAGTTCCGGAGACCTTGCGGATGATGGCCCAGGACTACATCCGCATGGGCATCATCAAGTTGCAGAAACATATTGTGCCGCAGCCGGAAATACCGGAAGTAACCAAGACGATTCTCGTGGTAGGTGGCGGGAATACCGGTATGACTGCGGCCTTGGGCGGAGCCAATCTCGGATATGATGTGGTACTGGTGGAAAAGCAAGACCAGTTGGGTGGATTCGGGGCGAAAATGTACAAACAGGTTCCCTACTCCCATCCGTATACCCAGGCCATGCCTCCTGGAATTGACAAGAAGATCAACGACGTTTCCGCCAGCGACAAGATTCGGGTATTTACAGGATCGACGCTGAGCAAGCTTGAAGGTGCTCCTGGGCAGTACACCGCGGTAATCGCAACAGGAAATGGCGATGAACGGGTACCCGTCGGGTCTGTCGTTCTGGCCACGGGGTGGAAGCCTTTTGATCCCGAAGCTCGTGTAGTGGAAGCTGAGCCAACGAAAGAAGAGGCCAAAGAGGGCGAGGAAATAGCAACGATTGAGACCCCGGAAATCCAAAAGGGTGAAAATGTACTGGCGCCCCTGGGGCATGGCAAGTTCACCAACGTGATCACCAACGTGGACATGGAGTTGATGGCCAAAAAAGGGGAATTGTTGCGGCCCTCTGACGGCAGACCGGTACAGTCCGTGGCATTCATCCAGTGTGCGGGTCAGCGTTCCCGCGAGGAAGGCCACCTGGACTACTGCTCCTCGGTCTGCTGTGTTGTTTCTCTGAAACAGGCCGGCTATCTCCGCGAGAAGAACCCTGACGGAAAGGCCTTTATTTTCTATAAAGACATGATCGTTCCCGGTGTTCAAGAATTGTATTACAAGGCCGCCCAGGATGATCCAGGGATTTTTCTGACCAAAGGTGACGTGGTCGAGGTCAAGGAGGATTCTGATGGCGGGATCATCGTCCGTGCGGAAAATACCCTGCTGGGCGAACCCATGGAAGTCAAAGTGGATGTCCTGGTCCTGGCCACGGGAATGGTTCCGACAACCCTGGCAGAACCCGTCATGAATTTTGCCTATCGTCAGGGCCCGGCCTTCCCGGATCTGAGTCTGTTCAGCGGTTTTGCCGACTCCAACTACATCTGCTTTCCCTATGAAACCCGCCGGACAGGTGTCTATTCCGCCGGCTGCGTCCACCAGCCCATGCTCATGGGTGCTGCCGAAGATGATGCTGCCGGAGCCGTGCTCAAGGCAATCCAGTGTCTCGAGTCCATCAATCGGGGCATGTCGGTCCATCCTCGCTCGGGCGACGTCTCGTTTCCCAAGTTCAACATGGTCCGTTGCACGCAGTGCAAGCGCTGCACCGAGGAGTGCCCGTTCGGTGCCCTGGATGATGATGAAAAAGGAACACCTCAACCCAATCCGACGCGATGCCGTCGGTGCGGGACCTGTATGGGCGCATGTCCCGAGCGGGTGATCTCTTTCGAGGAATACAACGTGGACATGATCGCCTCGATGATCAAGGAAAACGAGGTGCCCGACGATATCGACGAGGGTGGTCCACGGGTTATTGTCTTTGTCTGTGAGAACGATGCCTATCCTGCTTTGGACATGGCCGCGTTCCAGGGCAAAAAATGGTCGCCGTATGTCCGGTTCATTTCCGTTCGCTGCCTGGGTTCCATCAACAGCATCTGGGTTGCCGACTCCATGTCCAAGGGCATTGACGGCGTCCTTCTCTTGGGCTGCAAATACGGCGATGACTATCAGTGCCACTTTGCCAAGGGCAGCGAACTCTGCAACAAACGCATGGAGAACATCGCTGAAACTCTTGGCCGTTTACAGTTGGAGCCGGAGCGGGTCCAGCAGAAGCAGGTTGCCATTGACGAGTACGACAAGATCCCGCAGATAATCGATGACTTTATGAACCACATCATCGATGATATCGGCGCCAACCCATACAAAGGCTTCTAG
- a CDS encoding CoB--CoM heterodisulfide reductase iron-sulfur subunit A family protein encodes MEHSGILVVGGGFSGITAALEAAEVGHEVFIVEKGSYLGGRVSQLNQYFPKLCPPSCGLEINFQRIKNNPKVKFFTMAEVVSVTGTPGNYTAKVKLSPRYVNTNCTGCDKCSQVCPVETDSEFEFGLAKRKAIYRPHLASFPLRYVIDPVVCLGKSCSKCVEACSYDAVDLDDREKEITLNVGSVIWATGWKPYDPKKLEILGAGTIKNAITNMQMERLASPSGPTNGQITRPSDGKAPDRIAFVQCAGSRDESHLPYCSYICCMASLKQVTYLRAQYPDAEIVIYYIDIRTPGRYDKFLQKIREDEKVLMVKGKVAQVTEDGATGDVLVMAEDIIQGLKKEERFNMVVLATGMEPSVAGTTLPAGMQQDDAGFCISQENGVFSAGCAKMPLDVMRSAQTATGAALKAIQTVVGR; translated from the coding sequence ATGGAACATTCAGGAATACTTGTCGTGGGAGGCGGCTTCAGCGGAATCACGGCCGCACTGGAAGCAGCCGAGGTCGGACATGAGGTGTTTATTGTCGAGAAGGGTTCATACCTGGGGGGGCGTGTCTCCCAGTTGAACCAGTACTTCCCGAAACTCTGCCCTCCCTCCTGCGGATTGGAAATCAACTTTCAGCGGATCAAGAACAATCCAAAGGTGAAGTTCTTCACCATGGCCGAGGTCGTTTCCGTGACCGGGACTCCGGGGAATTATACGGCCAAGGTCAAGCTCAGCCCGCGTTACGTGAACACCAACTGTACCGGCTGCGACAAGTGCTCCCAGGTCTGTCCGGTAGAGACGGACTCTGAATTCGAATTTGGCCTGGCCAAGCGCAAGGCCATTTATCGTCCCCATTTGGCCTCTTTCCCGTTGCGATACGTTATTGATCCTGTTGTCTGTCTCGGGAAGAGCTGTTCCAAGTGTGTCGAGGCCTGTTCCTACGATGCCGTTGATCTGGACGACAGAGAAAAGGAGATTACGCTCAATGTCGGCTCGGTGATCTGGGCAACTGGGTGGAAGCCGTACGATCCGAAAAAGCTTGAGATTCTCGGAGCCGGTACGATCAAGAACGCCATCACCAACATGCAGATGGAGCGTCTTGCCAGCCCCAGCGGTCCAACCAACGGACAAATCACGCGTCCCTCGGACGGCAAGGCACCCGATCGGATTGCCTTCGTGCAATGTGCCGGGTCCAGGGATGAGAGCCATTTGCCGTACTGCTCCTACATCTGTTGCATGGCCTCACTGAAGCAGGTCACCTACCTTCGCGCGCAATATCCGGACGCGGAGATCGTAATCTATTATATCGATATTCGCACCCCTGGTCGCTATGACAAGTTTCTGCAAAAGATCAGGGAAGATGAGAAGGTCCTGATGGTCAAGGGCAAGGTCGCTCAAGTTACTGAAGATGGCGCCACCGGTGATGTTCTGGTCATGGCTGAGGATATTATCCAGGGGCTGAAGAAAGAAGAACGGTTCAACATGGTGGTATTGGCTACGGGCATGGAGCCGAGCGTCGCCGGGACGACCCTCCCCGCCGGGATGCAGCAGGACGATGCCGGGTTCTGTATTTCGCAGGAGAACGGCGTCTTCTCCGCAGGGTGCGCCAAGATGCCCCTTGATGTCATGCGTTCTGCCCAGACCGCGACCGGTGCAGCGCTGAAAGCAATTCAAACCGTGGTAGGGAGGTAA
- the aprB gene encoding adenylyl-sulfate reductase subunit beta: MPTFVNPEKCDGCKGGEKTACMYICPNDLMILDAQEMKAFNQEPDACWECYSCVKICPQGAIEARPYADFAPMGGTSIPLRSGDSIMWTIKFRNGNIKRFKFPIRTTAEGSIKPYDGKPEPGDLENELLFTETELKKPGEAVNKQYEFQDSDRTQCWFEPTCEPGNR, encoded by the coding sequence ATGCCTACTTTTGTTAATCCGGAGAAATGTGACGGTTGCAAGGGTGGTGAGAAGACAGCATGTATGTACATCTGTCCGAATGACCTGATGATCCTGGATGCTCAGGAGATGAAGGCCTTCAATCAGGAACCCGATGCATGCTGGGAATGCTATTCCTGCGTGAAGATTTGTCCTCAGGGCGCCATCGAAGCCCGACCCTATGCTGACTTCGCTCCCATGGGCGGCACCAGCATTCCGCTGCGTTCCGGTGACTCCATCATGTGGACCATCAAATTCCGCAACGGGAACATCAAGCGCTTCAAGTTCCCGATCCGGACCACTGCCGAAGGTTCCATCAAGCCTTACGATGGTAAGCCCGAGCCCGGCGACCTGGAAAACGAACTGCTGTTCACCGAGACCGAACTGAAAAAGCCCGGCGAGGCTGTGAACAAGCAATATGAGTTCCAAGATTCTGATCGGACCCAGTGCTGGTTCGAGCCCACCTGCGAGCCCGGCAATCGCTAG
- the sat gene encoding sulfate adenylyltransferase — MSGLVPPHGGKGLTECLLQGAELEAEKKKAQGLKKIELAPREKGDVLMMGIGAFSPLTGFMPKADWKSVCEKMMLTDGTFWPIPVTLSVSKEDAAGIKVGDEIALYDAKYDEILATMKVEESYELSDAEKKFECENVFMGEGTKTPEEFWKVHAEDPHPGVDMVMGQKAVNLAGPIKVLSESHYPKTYPGVYMRPSESRKVFEERGWSTVAALQLRNPMHRSHEFLAKIAIEVCDGVFIHSLIGNLKPGDIPAEWRVKCIDTLIKGYFVEKNVVHGGYPMDMRYAGPREGLLHATFRQNFGISHMIIGRDHAGVGDYYGMFEAQTIFDKIPYASEACPNPGQALLCKPLKIDWTFYCYKCDGMVSLRTCPHTKEDRVILSGTKLRKLLSEGGEVPDHFGREEVLVILREYYASLTDKVEIKMHKAAEG, encoded by the coding sequence ATGTCTGGATTGGTTCCGCCGCATGGAGGTAAAGGATTGACCGAGTGTCTGCTTCAGGGCGCTGAGCTGGAAGCGGAGAAGAAGAAAGCTCAGGGACTGAAGAAGATTGAACTCGCTCCCCGCGAGAAGGGCGACGTTTTGATGATGGGAATCGGTGCGTTCAGCCCGTTGACCGGGTTCATGCCCAAGGCAGATTGGAAGAGCGTTTGCGAGAAAATGATGCTGACCGACGGAACGTTCTGGCCCATCCCGGTGACCCTGTCCGTGTCCAAGGAAGATGCCGCCGGTATAAAGGTCGGTGACGAGATTGCCCTGTACGACGCCAAGTATGATGAGATTCTGGCCACCATGAAGGTTGAGGAATCCTATGAACTGAGCGACGCTGAAAAGAAATTCGAGTGTGAAAACGTCTTCATGGGCGAAGGCACCAAGACCCCTGAGGAGTTTTGGAAGGTGCATGCCGAGGATCCACATCCGGGCGTGGACATGGTCATGGGGCAGAAAGCCGTAAACTTGGCTGGTCCGATCAAGGTTCTCTCCGAAAGTCATTACCCCAAGACCTACCCCGGCGTGTACATGCGGCCCTCCGAGTCCCGGAAGGTTTTCGAAGAGCGTGGCTGGAGCACGGTAGCCGCGTTGCAGCTGCGTAATCCAATGCACCGTTCGCATGAATTCCTGGCCAAGATCGCCATTGAAGTCTGCGACGGCGTGTTCATCCACTCCTTGATCGGAAACCTGAAGCCCGGCGACATTCCGGCGGAGTGGCGGGTAAAGTGCATCGATACCTTGATCAAGGGCTACTTTGTCGAGAAGAACGTGGTGCACGGCGGCTACCCCATGGACATGCGTTATGCCGGTCCTCGTGAAGGCCTGTTGCACGCCACGTTCCGCCAGAACTTCGGGATCTCACACATGATCATCGGTCGCGACCATGCCGGTGTGGGTGACTATTACGGGATGTTTGAAGCCCAGACCATTTTTGACAAGATTCCTTATGCCAGCGAAGCCTGCCCCAACCCCGGCCAGGCCCTGCTCTGCAAGCCGTTGAAGATCGACTGGACTTTCTATTGCTACAAGTGCGACGGCATGGTGTCCCTGCGGACTTGCCCGCACACCAAGGAAGACCGGGTTATCCTCAGTGGTACCAAGCTGCGCAAGCTGCTTTCCGAGGGTGGCGAGGTTCCGGACCACTTCGGTCGTGAAGAAGTTCTTGTCATTTTACGTGAGTACTATGCCAGCCTGACGGACAAGGTTGAAATCAAGATGCACAAGGCCGCCGAGGGTTGA